The Stomoxys calcitrans chromosome 3, idStoCalc2.1, whole genome shotgun sequence genome includes a region encoding these proteins:
- the LOC106091624 gene encoding putative lipid scramblase CLPTM1 → MSTEAQQPQDAGNEVAVANGDVPAEGDQPQGQQQAAPQSKMESFFAMTKSLILRALIIYFVSSFFRRGQPVANNANEKSPAAAGPKIHAWNYFENGTLFDLHVWLSDDIDQVNFQQKSNLLWLQEDLTYGDWKSGPNRDGTYYHHVNVKATPKLMTNGSIYLHVFVTKQGESPDPNSPYFARNGVMGHQTRQLNKFKKIRVNRNYNLLASEQEKLAFELAQVNLKDTIVSHWHPNLTLNLVVDQTNWAQGTVPPPLDEFVKFVDNGKTYLPIVFINDYWNLQREYYPINETTPELPLHLTFQPIGMFKWQLYAAQQMKNKFAGNMLGELMASGGGEESDEDQDSLKETMLETNIYLLGLTIAISILHSVFELLAFKNDIQFWNNRQSLEGLSVRSVFFGVFQSLIVLLYVLDNETNFMIRVSCFIGLGIEVWKIHKVVDINYNTDHKLLGIFPKISFKDKGSYSESATKEYDNLAFKYLGWVCFPLLIGYFVYSLVYNEHKGWYSFVLNMLYGYLLTFGFIMMTPQLFINYKLKSVAHMPWRMMTYKFLNTFIDDIFAFVIKMPTMYRLGCFRDDIIFFVFLYQRWQYRVDLKRVNEFGFSGEMEEQAAQKKLEGTTPALKDKPAVEANAKPKSAQDKKKD, encoded by the exons ATGTCCACAGAAGCGCAACAACCGCAAGATGCGGGAAATGAG GTCGCTGTTGCAAATGGAGATGTTCCCGCCGAAGGTGATCAGCCCCAAGGTCAACAGCAGGCAGCACCACAATCAAAAATGGAATCATTCTTTGCCATGACAAAGTCATTAATTCTGCGTGCACTTATTATCTACTTTGTGTCGTCGTTCTTTAGAAGAGGGCAACCAGTTGCCAATAATGCTAATGAAAAATCACCTGCCGCCGCTGGTCCCAAAATACATGCTTGGAATTATTTTGAGAATGGCACCCTGTTTGATTTACATGTCTGGCTATCTGACGATATTGATCAAGTTAATTTCCAACAAAAGTCAAATTTATTGTGGCTTCAGGAGGATTTAACTTATGGTGACTGGAAGTCAGGTCCCAATCGCGATGGTACTTACTATCATCATGTCAATGTGAAAGCCACACCAAAGCTGATGACCAATGGCAGCATATATTTACATGTCTTCGTAACAAAACAGGGTGAATCGCCCGATCCCAATTCGCCATATTTCGCGCGAAATGGTGTGATGGGACATCAGACAAGACAATTGAATAAATTCAAAAAGATACGAGTCAATAGGAATTATAATCTTTTGGCCAGTGAACAGGAAAAGTTGGCCTTTGAACTGGCACAAGTAAACTTGAAGGATACCATAGTGTCGCATTGGCATCCGAATTTGACATTAAATCTAGTGGTGGATCAAACAAATTGGGCCCAGGGTACAGTGCCGCCTCCATTGGATGAATTTGTTAAATTTGTAGATAATGGCAAAACCTATTTGCCGATTGTTTTTATAAATGACTATTGGAATTTGCAACGTGAATACTATCCCATAAATGAAACAACACCAGAATTGCCCTTGCATTTGACCTTTCAACCCATAGGCATGTTCAAATGGCAGCTGTATGCTGCGCAACAGATGAAGAATAAATTTGCGGGCAATATGTTGGGCGAACTAATGGCTTCCGGTGGTGGAGAG gaATCCGATGAAGATCAAGATTCTCTTAAGGAGACCATGCTGGAAACAAACATCTACCTTCTGGGCTTGACTATAGCCATATCCATACTGCATTCTGTTTTCGAGCTCTTGGCCTTTAAAAATGATATACAATTCTGGAATAATCGTCAGTCCCTTGAAGGCCTCTCAGTACGCTCGGTTTTCTTTGGCGTCTTTCAATCACTCATAGTTCTGCTCTACGTATTGGATAATGAAACTAATTTTATGATACGCGTTTCATGTTTCATTGGTCTGGGCATTGAAGTATGGAAGATACACAAAGTGGTGGACATTAACTACAACACCGACCACAAGTTGCTgggaatttttcccaaaatttctttcaaagacAAAGGATCATATTCGGAAAGCGCTACCAAAGAATATGACAATTTAGCTTTCAAATATTTAGGATGGGTATGCTTTCCTCTGCTCATCGGTTATTTTGTCTACTCATTGGTGTATAACGAACACAAGGGCTGGTACTCTTTTGTTCTAAATATGCTGTACGGCTATTTGCTGACATTCGGCTTTATTATGATGACACCCCAACTATTTATTAACTATAAGCTTAAGTCCGTGGCCCATATGCCTTGGCGTATGATGACATACAAATTCTTGAACACATTTATCGACGACATCTTtgcttttgttataaaaatgccCACTATGTACAGATTGGGATGCTTCCGTGATGACATCATATTCTTTGTATTCCTTTATCAACGTTGGCAGTATCGCGTTGATCTTAAGCGTGTCAATGAATTTGGCTTCTCAGGTGAAATGGAAGAGCAGGCCGCCCAAAAGAAATTGGAAGGCACCACACCCGCTCTCAAGGATAAGCCCGCCGTCGAGGCAAACGCCAAACCGAAATCTGCACAAGACAAGAAAAAGGACTAA